Proteins encoded in a region of the Scyliorhinus canicula chromosome 2, sScyCan1.1, whole genome shotgun sequence genome:
- the hacd2 gene encoding very-long-chain (3R)-3-hydroxyacyl-CoA dehydratase 2 yields the protein MAAAASGSGSEQKRDGNLRKRRGPGPIATAYMVVYNVVMTAGWLVIAVGLIRAGLARGTYHGLYHSIEKPLKFFQTGALLEILHCAVGIVPSSVVLTGFQVMSRVFLTWAVTHSVKQVRGKLCVHPNPEIVKGKRNTRFSSNILLSIPSRYTLFIVLYPMGVTGELLTIYAALPHVRRTGLYSVTLPNKYNISFDYYTVLILVMISYIPLFPQLYFHMLRQRRKVLTTTEESKKIE from the exons ATGGCGGCAGCGGCGTCTGGGAGCGGGTCGGAGCAGAAACGTGATGGGAACCTGAGGAAAAGACGGGGACCGGGACCCATCGCCACCGCCTATATGGTCGTTTACAATGTGGTGATGACGGCCGG ATGGCTTGTCATCGCAGTGGGTCTGATTCGTGCTGGCTTGGCAAGGGGCACATACCACGGTCTCTATCATTCCATCGAGAAGCCATTGAAGTTCTTCCAGACAGGAGCATTGCTGGAG ATCCTTCATTGTGCTGTAG GAATCGTCCCGTCCTCTGTGGTCCTGACTGGGTTCCAGGTGATGTCACGGGTGTTCTTGACCTGGGCAGTTACACACAGCGTGAAACAGGTAAGAGGGAAAC TGTGTGTACACCCTAACCCTGAAATTGTGAAAGGAAAGCGGAATACAAGGTTTAGTTCCAATATTCTGCTTTCTATCCCATCCAGATACACTCTGTTCATCGTTCTGTATCCAATGGGAGTCACTGGCGAACTGCTGACAATATATGCAGCTCTGCCTCACGTTCGTAGGACTGGCTTGTATTCTGTGACCCTGCCAAACAAGTACAACATCTCCTTTGACTATTACACGGTCCTGATCCTGGTCATGATTTCCTACATTCCAC TTTTTCCACAGCTCTATTTCCACATGCTTCGTCAGAGGAGGAAGGTCCTGACCACCACAGAAGAAAGCAAAAAGATCGAGTAG